The nucleotide sequence CAGCATCCCCGGCGCGGGCGTCCGGCCCGCCCAGCCCGGTCCCGAGAGGAGGACCGCCGTACGGGACCGGGCGCCCCGGACGCCCCACGCGGTGTCGGCGACGTGGCGCGCCAGGGGGTGGTCGGCCGTCGAGCGTGCCTGCGCCCACAGCGCGACCGCGACCGGACCCGTCCTGCGAACCGCCTGGTCGAGGGCCTCCGGGGGGACGGCCGCCCCGAACATCAGGGAGGGCACCCCGAGTTCGGCGAGTCCCGCGGCGAGCGCCTCCAGCGGGAGGGTGTGCTGTTCGTGCGGGACGCAGGCGAGCAGGACCGGGGGAGTGCCGTCCGGTGAGGTCCTGGCGCGGCCCGCCGAGCCGACGCGGCGCAGCGCCGTCGAGACGTGCCAGGACAGCAGGTGCTCCACCTCGACGTAGCGGTCCCCCGAGGTCTCCCACTTGCGGCCCACGGCATGCAGGGCGGGAGCCAGCACCTCCTCCCACGCGGTGACCAGACCGTGCCGTGCGATCGCGGACTCGAGCAGCTCGTCCATGGCCCCCGCGTCCAGCCTGACGGCCGCACGGCCGAGGCCCCGCAGCTCGCGCCGGACGTCGCCGGGGGTGGGCACGGCCGGGCCGGGCACGCCCTCACCCAGGGCGGTCCGGGCGGACCCTTCGCCCCCGGCGGCGAGGGCGGCGCGGGCCGCCTCCGCCGGTGGGACCCCGGACGCCGTCAGCCGGCACATCTCCTGGAGGACGGCGATGTCGTCCGGGCTCCACCGCCGGTGCCGGCCGTTCTCACGGGCGGCGGGCCCGATGCCGTAGCGCCGGTCCCAGGAGCGCAGGGTGGTGGGTGCGACGCCGAGGCGGCGCGCGACCGCGCCGCTGGTGAGACCCGGGGAGGGTGCGGTCATGCGGCCCACGATACGACGCACGACCGTTGCGAATGGTGCGGGCGCCGTGCCGGGACGGAGCCTGAGGGGGCCCAGTGGGGCACCCCACCGCCACCGGAGCCCGAGGGTGCCCCCAGCGGGCACCCCCCCCGCCGACCGGAGCCCGCCGGTCCCGGCCCGAGGAGCCGTCGCCATGACCGCACCGAGCGTCGACAGCCGGTCCTCGCTCTCCCTGTCCGACCGCGAGGTCGCCGACG is from Streptomyces venezuelae ATCC 10712 and encodes:
- a CDS encoding MerR family transcriptional regulator produces the protein MTAPSPGLTSGAVARRLGVAPTTLRSWDRRYGIGPAARENGRHRRWSPDDIAVLQEMCRLTASGVPPAEAARAALAAGGEGSARTALGEGVPGPAVPTPGDVRRELRGLGRAAVRLDAGAMDELLESAIARHGLVTAWEEVLAPALHAVGRKWETSGDRYVEVEHLLSWHVSTALRRVGSAGRARTSPDGTPPVLLACVPHEQHTLPLEALAAGLAELGVPSLMFGAAVPPEALDQAVRRTGPVAVALWAQARSTADHPLARHVADTAWGVRGARSRTAVLLSGPGWAGRTPAPGMLRPTGLREALSLLHGLCATARDGAGAAAAPGGG